In the Kwoniella shivajii chromosome 2, complete sequence genome, one interval contains:
- a CDS encoding hydroxymethylglutaryl-CoA reductase (NADPH) has protein sequence MLRSTLVSLSSLAASAPIEVITTCFIAVTLVYFQILHAIKGSEFFNIPSSSPPPRPIHLVRLAHPPQLDEAAYTIPSTSSRLVENYNTAIPWGAEEWQPVSINEFGRVLKENALEGGYTFDEEIGGSIAGEKAAVVLLKQIVLVREDSQESTDQWEKWLLNDFGVDIGGTKYTYQDLCFDCSIKPSLVPHPLHPTQSVLTLYLQAPTPYIPTLTYLNHLGKLPPYTPSHSNTTFRILPPSGTSWGFLPSLDGAGLFANLGDGLVQSEKEEEDAMSGLRNVRWLAYAVRAFGMRFWNLAKNADSADIFVVLLGYILMHGVFVHLFIGMRNIGSSFWLPVATLVSSTFAFLVALLLAYLLNVPVDPICLSEALPFLVITVGFDKPFLLAQAVLQNPDIAPIPTSPEMSPTDDIIDETGLGLDLGTLHKELAPLERLQRLAEGKVRWAAPVAAKKIVVDAVRKAGVRIVRDYAMEIAVLSVGAASGIGGLREFCYLAALIMTVDCVFLFSFYVAILSVMVEVHRIKLIRGNRRAKQLRRNSSHASLNGSSISPSPTSKSFSAPATDADGQPKNPMVRLKLLLIVSFLTLHILNLCTTLTEQTALKRHSTHSVPKVTSRAMLDPRGPTLSPALQAIYDNQPPETDMAVQIIPSTNIVMSRDDYTPSRMATIDQFMSEWTQLVGDPVLSKWIVVTLGISVLLNGYLIKGIASNSMGGKGPVAAAAQILVGVFESAEKGERQRQAASKSDTPRGKLPPNYAHPAPSKDGEKTPRGEERANGNTGQILVHPPPNIPIISEPERPLAKSDSSSSLQSMTFGRRSLEECIDIYAGGVGANNLSDEEIIFLVEKGKIAPYALEKALKNLERAVRIRRAVISRTSLTGTLETSLLPMSDYDYKQIIGACCENVVGYMPLPVGIAGPLNVDGQLLHIPMATTEGTLVASTSRGCKALNAGGGVTTVLTHDAMTRGPAIDFPSIVSACDARLWIDSNEGFSILKAAFDSTSRFARLQTLECALAGRTLYVRFATQTGDAMGMNMISKGTEKALEVLRERYPDMHVLALSGNYCTDKKPAAINWIEGRGKSVVGEAVVPGHVVKSVLKTTVKDLCNLNIKKNLIGSAMAGSIGGFNAHAANILTAMYLACGQDPAQNVESSNCMTLMEPINDGADLLITCSMPSIEVGTVGGGTILSPQRAMLDMLGVAGAHPTTPGQNAQRLARIICAAVMAGELSLMAALAAGHLIQAHMKHNRSAPVTPGAVTPFGGITPLRESNLINGPPPSTKSKTLSLSPVTATRQAF, from the exons ATGCTTCGATCCACCCTTGTCTCTCTCTCCTCGCTGGCGGCTTCAGCTCCTATCGAAGTCATAACGACATGTTTCATCGCCGTTACGCTGGTATACTTCCAAATACTACACGCGATCAAGGGATCGGAATTCTTCAatataccatcatcttcacctcctccacgACCCATTCACCTCGTTCGCCTAGCTCACCCTCCACAACTAGACGAGGCAGCGTATACGATACCTAGTACCAGCTCGAGACTGGTTGAAAATTACAATACAGCAATACCGTGGGGTGCAGAGGAATGGCAACCTGTATCAATCAACGAATTTGGACGTGTTTTAAAGGAGAATGCACTAGAAGGTGGTTATACTTTTGATGAGGAAATTGGCGGTAGCATTGCTGGGGAGAAAGCAGCCGTGGTGTTATTGAAGCAAATCGTGCTGGTGAGAGAAGATTCTCAAGAATCTACTGATCAATGGGAGAAATGGTTATTGAATGATTTTGGAGTCGATATTGGAGGTACCAAATATACCTATCAAGATCTCTGTTTTGATTGTTCAATAAAACCTTCTCTTGTCCCTCATCCTTTACATCCTACACAATCTGTCCTCACGCTTTACCTCCAAGCGCCCACTCCTTATATACCAACTCTCACATACCTCAATCATTTAGGCAAACTACCGCCATACACGCCGTCTCACTCAAACACCACGTTCAGAATATTGCCTCCTTCCGGTACTAGTTGGGGCTTCTTACCTAGTCTCGACGGCGCTGGACTGTTCGCCAACCTTGGCGACGGTTTAGTACAAAGcgagaaagaggaagaagatgcgaTGTCTGGATTGAGAAACGTAAGATGGCTCGCGTACGCAGTTAGAGCATTCGGCATGCGTTTCTGGAATCTTgcaaaa AACGCTGACTCAGCAGACATATTCGTTGTCCTGCTTGGCTACATATTGATGCACGGTGTCTTTGTGCACTTGTTTATTGGTATGCGGAATATTGGAAGTTCTTTCTGGCTTC CTGTGGCCACTTTGGTATCATCAACGTTCGCATTCCTTGTTGCGCTTTTACTAGCGTATCTGCTCAACGTACCCGTCGATCCAATTTGTCTTTCGGAAGCTTTACCATTTTTGGTCATCACCGTCGGGTTTGATAAACCTTTCTTACTCGCCCAGGCCGTGTTACAAAACCCCGACATCGCACCAATCCCCACTTCTCCCGAGATGTCTCCTACAGATGATATAATAGATGAGACTGGTTTGGGACTTGATTTAGGTACCTTGCACAAAGAGCTTGCTCCCCTCGAAAGGTTACAAAGACTTGCAGAGGGTAAAGTCAGATGGGCAGCACCTGTGGCAGCGAAAAAGATCGTTGTTGACGCAGTCAGAAAAGCTGGTGTCAGAATCGTTAGAGATTACGCGATGGAAATCGCTGTACTGAGTGTAGGAGCAGCAAGTGGAATCGGCGGACTAAGAGAGTTTTGCTACCTCG CCGCTCTCATCATGACTGTCGACTgcgtcttcctcttctccttctatgTTGCCATTCTAAGCGTCATGGTCGAAGTACACCGAATCAAACTTATCCGAGGAAACCGACGTGCCAAGCAACTGCGACGTAACTCCAGCCATGCTTCTCTCAATGGTTCTTCCATCTCCCCATCGCCTACGAGTAAGTCCTTCTCTGCACCCGCAACCGACGCAGATGGGCAACCTAAGAACCCTATGGTCAGACTCAAGTTACTTCTCATTGTCTCCTTCCTCACATTGCACATCCTCAATCTATGTACCACTCTCACCGAACAAACAGCATTGAAGCGTCATTCTACCCACTCTGTACCTAAAGTCACCAGCAGAGCGATGCTTGATCCCCGAGGTCCTACACTCTCTCCAGCCTTACAGGCGATATACGACAATCAACCTCCCGAGACTGATATGGCAGTACAAATCATTCCTTCAACCAATATTGTCATGTCCCGGGACGATTACACACCTTCTCGAATGGCAACCATTGACCAATTCATGAGCGAATGGACTCAACTTGTGGGCGATCCTGTCTTGAGTAAATGGATTGTCGTCACTCTCGGTATCAGTGTGCTACTAAACGGTTACTTGATTAAGGGTATCGCTTCCAACTCCATGGGAGGTAAAGGACCTGTTGCAGCTGCCGCTCAAATCCTCGTTGGCGTTTTCGAATCTGCCGAAAAGGGTGAGAGACAAAGACAAGCAGCCAGCAAATCCGATACTCCTCGAGGAAAGCTTCCCCCAAACTACGCACATCCGGCACCATcgaaagatggagagaaaacGCCTCGAGGCGAAGAAAGGGCCAATGGCAATACCGGTCAAATTTTGGTCCATCCTCCACCAAATATACCTATAATATCTGAACCCGAACGACCGCTTGCAAAATCTGATTCTAGCTCTTCACTACAGTCAATGACGTTCGGGCGAAGATCCCTCGAGGAGTGCATCGATATCTACGCTGGTGGCGTAGGTGCAAACAACCTTTCGGacgaagaaatcatcttcttggtAGAAAAGGGTAAAATCGCTCCTTACGCTCTTGAAAAGGCATTGAAAAACTTGGAACGAGCTGTTCGAATACGACGAGCTGTCATTTCAAGAACTTCTCTCACTGGTACCCTTGAGACCAGTCTTTTACCTATGTCAGATTACGATTACAAGCAAATCATTGGAGCATGTTGTGAAAACGTGGTCGGTTATATGCCTCTCCCTGTTGGTATAGCCGGACCTTTGAATGTCGATGGTCAATTACTTCATATTCCAATGGCCACCACCGAGGGTACTCTTGTTGCATCCACTTCCAGAGGATGTAAGGCACTCAACGCTGGAGGAGGTGTAACCACTGTCTTGACACATGACGCGATGACACGAGGTCCAGCTATTGATTTCCCTTCAATCGTCTCCGCTTGTGATGCGAGGTTATGGATTGATTCAAACGAAGGATTTTCTATTTTGAAAGCGGCTTTCGATTCGACATCCAGATTTGCAAGACTCCAGACATTAGAATGTGCGTTAGCAGGTAGAACGTTGTATGTTCGATTTGCAACACAAACTGGTGATGCAATGGGAATGAACATGATTTCGAAAGGAACTGAAAAGGCTTTAGAAGTTTTAAGAGAAAGATATCCTGACATGCACGTTTTAGCATTATCAGGTAATTACTGTACGGATAAGAAACCTGCCGCTATCAATTGGATAGAAGGTAGAGGTAAATCCGTTGTTGGAGAAGCTGTAGTGCCAGGACATGTCGTCAAGAGTGTACTCAAGACTACTGTTAAAGATTTATGTAATTtgaacatcaagaagaatctgATTGGAAGTGCCATGGCTGGAAGTATTGGTGGATTCAATGCTCATGCTGCGAATATCTTAACT GCTATGTACCTTGCTTGTGGACAAGATCCAGCTCAAAATGTTGAATCTTCCAATTGTATGACATTGATGGAACC CATAAACGACGGTGCCGATCTTTTGATTACTTGTTCCATGCCTTCGATTGAGGTCGGTACAGTAGGAGGAGGAACGATTCTATCACCTCAACGAGCAATGTTGGATATGTTGGGAGTAGCAGGAGCTCATCCTACTACACCAGGACAAAACGCTCAACGATTAGCTCGAATAATTTGTGCTGCAGTCATGGCGGGAGAATTATCTCTGATGgcagctttagcagctggACATCTAATTCAAGCTCACATGAAGCATAATAGAAGTGCACCTGTTACTCCAGGTGCCGTGACTCCCTTTGGAGGAATAACTCCACTCAGAGAAAGTAATCTCATAAACGGTCCTCCGCCATCAACTAAATCGAAAACATTGAGTCTCAGTCCAGTCACAGCTACAAGGCAAGCTTTCTAG
- a CDS encoding NADPH-dependent diflavin oxidoreductase 1 — MIPLILYASETGNAQDTAERVARSFRAQGRKVTCQSMDTFPISSLIHVPLLILITSTHGRGDPPPAMLPLWNALLRSNLPEDILEDVHFSLFGLGDSSYERFCYAGKILARRMEGLGANKLSEYGWGDERSPNGIEDAFLPWLKQTLDLFLPYLPISSEFQPVSSIDLPPPIYSLTPIAESSRNGFQRDSDIPIDLDRLSISPTSDELVAPTRVEDELRKKGEGITKPDDWVWTTLKKIERVTKDDWWQDVREIEFEFEDESLKPYLPGSICSLQPQSSEADVDSFLELMDLEPQAEIPMTIKSLLEEQHLPLHLPPLNKPTTLRSLLTNHLDIHCSPRKSFFEWLRRLSLDEREQERLDEFIADPDEIHTYATRPSRTIVETLADFRQTKIPLSHLLEILPPLRRRQFSIASSWEAHPGKVQLLVALVEYKTNLKIPRKGLCSRWLDELTVGTRIPIHISQPTLFLPPNPEIPVILVGPGTGVAPMRAFVEARVKQGAKENTALYFGCRSKNADFYFSSEWEGYAMRGVNIHVAASRDQGEKVYVQQLIKENKEQVKNWIVDRSGYVYISGSSNAMPREVREAIAWCISEQGAGDLTEGEAKEYVEQMFEDKRGGEESW; from the exons ATGATTCCTTTGATACTGTATGCTTCTGAGACTGGAAATGCTCAAGATACAGCTGAAAGAGTAGCTCGATCATTTCGAGCTCAAGGCAGGAAAGTAACATGTCAATCGATGGATACTTTCCCCATCTCATCCTTAATCCACGTTCCCTTATTAATCTTGATCACGTCAACTCATGGAAGAGGCGATCCACCACCTGCGATGTTACCTCTATGGAACGCTCTATTGAGATCGAATTTACCTGAAGATATATTAGAAGATGTGCACTTCTCCTTATTCGGTTTAGGTGACAGTTCATACGAAAGATTCTGTTATGCCGGTAAAATTCTGGCTAGACGTATGGAAGGCCTAGGTGCAAACAAACTGAGTGAATATGGCTGGGGTGATGAGAGATCTCCTAATGG GATTGAAGACGCTTTCTTACCATGGCTGAAACAAACACTGGATCTATTCTTACCTTACCTGCCAATATCATCAGAATTTCAACCCGTGTCTTCGATAGACCTACCGCCACCGATATACTCTTTGACGCCCATCGCTGAATCGTCGAGAAACGGGTTTCAACGAGATAGTGATATTCCCATTGATCTCGATCGACTTTCTATCTCTCCAACGTCAGATGAACTCGTCGCTCCTACTCGcgttgaagatgaactcCGTAAGAAAGGTGAGGGAATAACAAAACCTGATGATTGGGTATGGACCACACTGAAAAAGATCGAAAGAGTTACGAAAGATGATTGGTGGCAGGATGTaagagaaattgaatttgaatttgaagatgaatcatt GAAGCCATATCTGCCCGGATCGATATGTTCTCTTCAACCTCAGTCAAGCGAAGCCGATGTTGATTCCTTTCTAGAACTGATGGATCTGGAACCACAGGCCGAAATACCTATGACTATCAAATCTCTGCTTGAAG AACAACATCTTCCATTACACCTCCCGCCATTAAACAAGCCCACCACACTGCGCTCACTACTGAcgaatcatcttgatataCATTGTTCGCCGCGTAAAAGCTTTTTTGAGTGGTTGAGGAGACTTTCACTTGATGAGCGAGAACAGGAAAGATTAGATGAGTTCATAGCTGATCCG GACGAGATACACACATATGCTACTCGACCTTCTAGAACAATAGTGGAGACTCTAGCAGATTTCCGACAAACGAAAATCCCGTTATCACATCTCCTCGAAATCTTGCCGCCTCTGAGGAGAAGACAGTTCTCAATAGCCAGTTCGTGGGAG GCACATCCCGGCAAAGTGCAATTGTTGGTCGCTCTGGTTGAATATAAAACGAATCTGAAGATACCGAGAAAAGGTTTATGCTCACGTTGGTTAGACGAATTGACTGTTG GAACGAGAATACCGATACATATCAGTCAACCCACGTTATTCTTACCGCCGAATCCAGAGATCCCTGTGATACTGGTTGGACCGGGCACAGGTGTAGCTCCTATGAGAGCTTTCGTGGAAGCTCGTGTCAAGCAAGGCGCAAAAGAAA ACACTGCACTGTATTTCGGATGTCGATCGAAAAACGCCGATTTTTATTTTTCGTCTGAGTGGGAAGGATATGCCATGCGGGGCGTCAATATACACGTCGCAGCAAGTagagatcaaggagagaaagtGTATGTGCAACAGCTCAtcaaagagaacaaagaaCAGGTAAAGAATTGGATAGTGGATAGAAGTGGCTATGTTTATATTTCAGG GTCATCGAACGCAATGCCTAGAGAAGTGAGAGAAGCTATAGCTTGGTGTATAAGTGAGCAAGGTGCCGGCGATCTcacagaaggagaagctaAAGAGTATGTGGAACAGATGTTTGAGGATAAAAGAGGCGGTGAAGAGAGTTGGTGA
- a CDS encoding non-histone chromosomal protein 6, with the protein MPKVSAKDTKKSAGVQAAAKKRAKKDPNKPKRALSAYMFFVQDYRERIKQENPDATFGDVGKLLGLKWKEMSPVEKKPYEDKAQADKARADRENAVYKANGKAAKKAAPVVEESDDDEDDD; encoded by the exons ATGCCCAAGGTATCCGCTAAAGACACCAAGAAATCCGCTGGGGTACAAGCTGCCGCCAAGAAGAGAGCTAAGAAGGATCCTAACAAGCCTAAACG AGCTCTTTCTGCTTACATGTTCTTCGTTCAAGATTATCGAGAGCGAATCAAGCAAGAAAACCCCGATGCTACTTTCGGTGATGTTGGTAAACTCTTGGGTCTCAaatggaaggagatgagCCCTGtcgagaagaag CCCTACGAAGATAAAGCTCAAGCCGACAAAGCTCGTGCCGATAGAGAAAACGCTGTATACAAAGCCAATGGAAAAGCAGCTAAAAAAGCCGCTCCCGTTGT TGAAGAgtcagacgatgatgaagatgatgattaA